GTTTCCATGAAGAGATAATGGTTACACATCTAACTTTTATCGTTCCTTTTGGTCAGCACCATTCCTGTTCTTGTacctatgaagatccgggttagaatcgatctttagtaaaccatgcttgtcgtacgagacgACTAGcagtatcgggtggtcaggttcgctgacttggttgacacatagaTTCAGTTCACAGTTGCATAGAACAGTGCTCATGtagttgatccctggattgtctggtccagactcgattatttacaaaccgctgccatgtagctggaatattgttgagtgcggcaccTTGCCTCCTCCGAAATCACTCAATCCCTCACTCCTGTTCTCGTGCGTTTCACCAAAGGGGTCAATCGGAGTCTGCCTCACTCCCTTACCCCTCACACTCCACTCTCCTAACTTATCATTCATTTACAATTCATCACCACAACACGCTCGAGTTTGCGTATCTAATTCACTGATCAGCGAAATTGACTTGTCATCACCTACACCTCACATATCATCTCAACCCCGCTCACCACCTCCGTCAGTCCCATCATCTCAACCCCGCTCACCACCTCCATCAGGCCCATCATCTCAACCCCGCTCACCACCTCCATCAGTCCCATCATCTCAACCCCGCTCACCACCTCCATCAGGCCCATCATCTCAACCCCGCTCACCACCTCCATCAGGCCCATCATCTCAACCCCGCTCACCACCTCCATCAGTCCCATCATCTCAACCCCGCTCACCACCTCCATCAGGCCCATCATCTCAACCCCGCTCACCACCTCCATCAGGCCCATCATCTCAACCCCGCTCACCACCTCCATCAGTCCCATCATCTCAACCCCGCTCACCACCTCCATCAGTCCCATCATCTCAACCCCGCTCACCACCTCCATCAGTCCCATCATCTCAACCCCGCTCACCACCTCCATCAGGCCCATCATCTCAACCCCGCTCACCACCTCCATCAGGCCCATCATCGTAACCCCGCTCATCACCTCAATAAACCTCATCAGCTCcacagcttgtcgtaagaggcgactaacgggatcgggtggtcaggctagctgacttggttgacacatgtcatcgcttcccaagtacgcagatcgatgctcatgttgttgatcactggattgtctggtccagactcgattatttacagaccgccgccatatagctggaatattgctgagtgcggcgtaaaactaaaactcactcactcactcatcagctCCACCACACTCATCACCTCCATCAAACACACCATCTCCACCACACTCATCACCTCATTAAGCCTCATCATCTCCATCCCAATCATCTCCTCCTTCAAACTCATCATCTGCACCACACTCATCACCTCCATCAAACTCATCATCTCCACCCCACTCATCACCTCAATCAAGCTCACCATCTCCATCCCAATCATCACCTCCATCAAACTCATCATCTCCATCCCACTCATCACCTCCATCAAACTCATCATCTCCACCCCACTCATCACCTCCATCAAACTCATCATCTCCACCTCACTCATCACCTCCATCAAACTCATCATCTCCACCACACTCATCACAACCATCAAACTCATCATCTCCACCCCGCTCATTACCTCCATCAAACTCATCATCTCCACCACACTCATCATCTCCATCAAACTCATCACCTTCATCAACCTCGTCATCCTCAACCCGCTCATCACCTCCATCAAACTCATCATCTCCACCCCACTCATCACCTCCATCAAACTCATCATCTCCATCAAACTCATCATCTCCATCAAACTCATCATCTCCACGACttagcttgtcgtaagaggcgactaacgggatcgggtggtccggcatgctgacttgtttgacacatgtcatcggttcccaattactcagatcgatgctgagtgcggcgtaaaactaaagtcactcacttactcattcatgATCTCTACTTCGCTCACCACCTGCATCAAACTCATCATCTCCACCCCACTCTTCACCTCCATCCTACACATCATCTTCACCAAACTCAGCATCTTCATCCAACAGCCCCCTCATCACTAACACACCACGCCCCATCCACCACCACCCCTGACGCTTATCACGTTCATCTCACTCATCACCCCAACGCACATCTGACCCTGGTTCTCTCCTCAACAAATCTCGATCACAACACAGCCCCACCTCCACCGAACTCGACACTTCGCCTCCACCAAACTGGACACCACCCCTCCACCCATCATCCTCTCTTCTCCTCCACCCTCAAACCCGCTC
Above is a genomic segment from Haliotis asinina isolate JCU_RB_2024 chromosome 7, JCU_Hal_asi_v2, whole genome shotgun sequence containing:
- the LOC137291933 gene encoding heterogeneous nuclear ribonucleoprotein M-like, whose protein sequence is MGLMEVVSGVEMMGLMEVVSGVEMMGLMEVVSGVEMMGLMEVVSGVEMMGLMEVVSGVEMMGLMEVVSGVEMMGLMEVVSGVEMMGLMEVVSGVEMMGLMEVVSGVEMMGLMEVVSGVEMMGLMEVVSGVEMMGLMEVVSGVEMMGLTEVVSGVEMICEV